One Mycolicibacterium doricum genomic window, GGCTACCAAGGGCTCCGGCTCGCCGCGTTCGTACCGGCTCGACAGCTGCTCGAAATGGGAGCGCCTACTTACTTCAGTTGTTACTTCAGTTGTGCCGAGGTCAGGCCGAGCAGTCGGCGGGCCACCACGAGCTGCTGGATCTGCTGGGTGCCCTCGAAGATGTCGAGTATCTTGCTGTCGCGCGCCCACTTTTCCAGCAGGGACTGCTCGGAGTACCCGACGGTGCCGGCCAGTTCGACCGCCTTCAAGGTGATGTCGCTGCCCACCCGGGCCGCTTTCGCCTTGGACATCGACGCTTCCTTGGAGTTCGGGATTGCGTTGTCGGCCTGCCAGGCCGACCGCACGGTCAACAGGTATCCGGCCTCCCAATCGGCTTCCAACCGAAGGAATTCCGCTGCGGCTGCGCTCTGGGCGTGGGCGGGTTTGTCGTAGGAGATCTCGACGCCGGCGTCGGTGAGGATCTTGCGCAGTTCCTCGAGTGCGGCGCGCCCGATGCCGACGGCCATACCCGCCACCACCGGCCTGGTGTTGTCGAAGGTTTCCATGACACCGGCGAAACCCTTTTCGACTTGGATCTCCGGACTGCCGAGGAGCTGGTCCTTCGGGATGCGGGCGTTGTCGAAGCGGATCACCGCGGTGTCGGACGCCTTGATGCCGAGTTTGTCCTCGAGCCGCTCCACTGTCACGCCCGGATGGTCCCGCGGCACGATGAAGGATTTGATCGCCGCCCGCCCCAGCGACTTGTCCAGCGTGGCCCAGACGACGATGTGGCTGGCGCGCGACCCGGCGGTGACGAAGATCTTCTCGCCGTTGATCACGTACTCGTCGCCCTCGAGCCGGGCTGTCGTCGATACCGCCGCGGAATCCGAACCGAAGCCGGGTTCGGTGATGGCCATGGCAGCCCACACCCCCTTGCCGAGCCGTTCGAGCTGCTCGTCGGTCGCGACACTGGAGATAGCCGCGTTGCCCAGGCCCTGCCGCGGCACCGACAGCGTCAATCCCACGTCACCCCAGCTGACCTCGATGGCGCTGAGAACCGCCGACATGTTGCCGCCGTTGACGTTTTCCTTCGGGCCCCGGACGGCGCTGCGGAAGGCGTCGGCGCCCGCAAGCGACATGGTGTTGGCCTCGGAGACGCCCTCGAACAGGCTGGCCATGGTGTCGAGTTCGACCGGGTAGTCGTGCTCGCGGAGGTCGTACTTGCGCGAGATCGGCCGCAACATCTCCGCGGCGCCCTGATGGGCCGTCTCGATGACCGTGCGCAGCTTCTTCGGAAGTTCCAGGTTGATTGCCATGACGAAAATCCGTTCTCGAGAAGTCTTCTACAGAACCACGACGCCCTCGGCGACACCGATCACGCGCAGGTCGCGGTACCAGCGTTCGACCGGGTGTTCTTTGGTGTATCCGTGGCCGCCGAGCAGCTGGACGCCGTCGAGGCCGATCTGCATGCCCTTGTCGGTGCCGAGCCGCTTGGCGAGCGCCGCCTCCCTGGCGTAGGGCAGGCCCTGTTCGGCGCGCGCCGCGCCGCGCCAGGTGACCAGGCGAAGCCCGTCGAGTTCGATCGCGATGTTGGCGCACATGAACGCCACCGCCTGGCGGTGGGCGATCGGCTCGCCGAACGCTTGGCGCTCCTTGACGTAGGGCACCACGTAGTCGAGCACGGCATGTGATGTGCCGACGGCCAGTGCGGCCCAACCGAGCCGGGACAGGGCGATCGCCTCCCGGTAGTCCTCATCGGTGGCGCTGGCCTCGCCGAGCCGGTTGCCCAGCGGCACCGCGACATTGTCGAGTTCCACCCGGCCCAGCGCGGCCGCGCGCACACCCATGGACGGGTCGGGTGTCACCGTCAGCCCTTCGGAGGCTGATTCGACGACGAACATCGCGGGCTTGCCGTCCAGCTGCGCGGCGATGACGAAGAGCTCCGCATCCGCGGCGGCGGGAACCAGCGATTTGATCCCGGTCAGCCGGTAGCCGCCCGGGGTGCGGACCGCCGTGGTCTTCAACGCGGTCGGATCGAACAGGGGGCGCGGTTCGGCGATCGCCAGACATGCCTGTGGCGCGTTCTCGCCGGCGAAAGCCGGCAGGTAAGTGGCCTGCTGGTCCGCGCTGCCCCAGTGGGTGAGCGCCGCCGCCACTCCGCCGGGCGCCAGGATCGGCAACGCCAGTCCCATGTCGCCGTAGGCGAGCGCCTCGGCCACCAACGCATTGGTGATCGTCGAACGGTGTTCGGCGATGCCGTCGAAATCCTCGGGAATGTTGACCGCGGTTATGCCCAGTGCGGCGGCCTTCGCGATCAGGTCCGGGGGATAGCTGGCCGCGGCGTCGGCGTGGTGAGCGGCCGGGCGCAAGACCTCCTCGGCGAACTCTTCGACGGTCTCGACGATCATCTTCTGGTCGTCGTCGGGAGTGAGGTCGAAGTGGTCCGATCCCTTCGGGGCGCTGGTCAGGCGAGTGGGCTGCTTGCCGAGGCCTTGAATCCGCTTGAACTGCCGGGTCGATGCGCCCGCGGCGGAGAACACCTGCTTGACGCCGTATTTCAGGCCCCTGTTGAAGGGGTCACGCAGGTTGTACCGGTCGAGGAACTCCTGGCCCACCAGCGGGGTGATCAGCGCCAATCCGATGTCGGTCGGTGTCCGCCTGTGTCGCTGCAGACCCACGGCGCTTTCGCGGTCGGTGCGCTTGGCGCGGGCTGAGGTGCCGTTCTTGGACGGCAGGGTGTTGGTCATTCCGGCTGCCTCACTTTGTCGGGGCGATTGCCACGACCATATCTGACTCAGGAGTAAGGTTAGCGCGCGGTGTTATCTAGTTCACACTCGTTCTAACCCGAGAGGTGGGCCAACACCGCCCCGTGGAGCAGTCCGTTGGATGCGACCCCGCTGCCGCCGTGCGGACCGGCTGTGCCGCCGAGGTTGGTGAACGTGCCACCGGCTTCTCGCACGAGGATGTCGATTGCGGCCAGATCCCACAGTGACACCTCAGGTTCGGCCGCGATGTCGACCGCACCCTCGGCCAACAGGCAGTACGACAGGAAGTCGCCGAAGCCCCGCACGCGCCACACGGCGTCGGTGAGGTCGATGAAGCGATCCCGCAGACCTCGCTCCGCCCATCCGGACAGGCTGGAGAACGACAGGCTGGCCGAGTCCAATTCGGCGACCTTGGATACCGCGAGCCTGCGTGGCGACTCTCCGGCAACCGCAACGAAAGCGCCCAATCCGTCGGCCGCCCACCAGCGTCGGTGCAGGGCGGGTGCGCTGACCACGCCGACCACGGGCACCCCGTTGTCCAGCAGCGATATCAGGGTGGCCCAGATGGGGACGCCGCGGACGAAATTCTTCGTCCCGTCGATCGGGTCGATCACCCACTGGCGGCCACTGAAAACCGCTGTGCCCCCGAACTCTTCGCCGAGGATCGGATCGTCGCCGCGTTCCCCGGAGAGTTCCCGGCGCATATCGCTTTCCACGGAGCGGTCGGCGTCGGTCACCGGCGTCAAATCGGGTTTGGTCTCGACGCGCAGATCCATTGCGCGGAACCGGTCGACGGTGACGGCGTCGGCGTGGTCGGCGAGCCGCAACGCCAACGCCAGGTCGTCGGCAACGCCGGGAGAACCGGTGCTCATGCCTGCAAGTCCTACCATGGCCGTGTGTGGGAATTCGCTGTGCTCCTGTTGTTGATCGGTGTGCTCGCGCTCTTCGTCGTCCCGTGGATGAGGCGGGGCCGAGGTCCGCGAGGGGAGCTGGCACAGGGCACCCTGCTGGTCACCGGCGTCAGCCCGAGGCCCGATGACGTGACGGGGGAGCAGTTCGTCACGATCTCGGGGGTGATCAACGGCCCTACGGTCAACGAGCACGTCGTCTACCAACGTATGGCCGTCGACGTGAACAACTGGCCCTCGATGGGCGCGTTGTTCCCCGTCGTGTACTCGCCCAAGAACCCGGACAACTGGAACTTCGCCCCACCCGAACCGCCCGAGGTTCCGCTCGGCTGACCTCGACTCAGCCGTGCCCGATGCGCAGCAGTTCCGCCACGCTCGTGAGCTTCACCCGCGGCCGGCCCGCTGTCTGTCCGGCTGATCGTTCGTGATCGTCGATCAGCTTCCAGTGGTCGTCGGTGACCAACTTCGGCTGGCGGGACAACAGCCATTCGACCAGCCGGTCGGAGTGGTCGTCACCGAGGTCGGCCAAGGTGGCGCCACGCAGGTCCGCGACGACCGTGTCGACGGTCGCCTGCGAATCCTTCTTGTTGCTGCCGATCACGCCGGACGGTCCGCGCTTGATCCAGCCGACCACATACTCGTTGCGCCGGCCCTCGATGCGGCCGTCGGTGTGCGGGATCGTCCCGCTGCGCTCGTCGAACGGCAGACCCGGCGTCGGCACCCCGCGATAGCCCACCGCCCGGACCACCAATTGCGCGGGCAGTTCCTCCCGTTCGCCGGTGTCCTTCGCGACCACCCTGCCGTTGTCGGTGACGAGCTCGTTGCGGCCCAGCACAATCGACTCGACGTGCTCCCGGCCTTTGATCTCGATTGGTGACGTGCGGAACCGGAACACGATCCGGCGGCCCGCTCCGCGCGGCGGCCGTTCGGCGTACCCGCGCAGGACCTTGATGTTCTGCTTGACGGTCTTCCCGGCCGCCTCCAGGTCCTCATCGGTGATGTCGGCGAGATCGGCGGGGTCGACGATGACGTCGACGTCGGCGAGACCCTCGAGGTCGCCCAGTTCACGCAGTTCCAGGGTGGTGAACGTGGCCTGTAGTGGACCTCGCCTGCCGATCACCATCACCTCTTCGACCGCGCGCCGGTGCAGCGACTCGAGCGCGTGGTCGGCGATGTCGGTACGCGCCAGGGCATCGGGATCGGTGACGAGGATGCGTGCGACGTCGAGGGCCACGTTGCCGTTGCCCACCACGATCGCCCGGCCCGTCGACAGGTCCGGCCCCATCTGCTCGAAGTGGGGATGGGCGTTGTACCAGCCGACGAAGTCGACGGCCGCGACGCTGCCCGGCAGATCCTCGCCCGGGATGTTCAGCGAGCGATCGGACTGCGCACCCACCGCGTACACCACCGCGTCGTAGCGCTCGGCCAACTCGTGGGGGTGGACGTGCTCGCCGACGGCGATGTTGCCGAAGAAGCGGAAACGCGGGTCACCTGACGTCTTGTCGAACTGTGCACTGATGGACTTGATCTTCGGGTGGTCCGGCGCCACACCGGAGCGCACGAGACCCCACGGAGTGGGCAGCATCTCGAGCATGTCGACGCGCACATCGCGGTCCGCGTCGTCGCTGTCGGCGAATTTGAGCAACGAGGAAGCGGCGAAGTAGCCGGACGGGCCGGAACCGACGATCGCCACGTGATATGGGCGCTTCTGGGGCATGTGAGGGTGCCTTCTGTCGCTGCCCGGCCACGCGCAAGGGGCTGTCCCGACGCGGTCGAGCTGGTTACCCGTCCGACTCTAAACGTGACGGCTGCGCGTCGACGGCAAGTCGAGACGAACTCGTCCGCGCCGCGGGTAGGCCGGCGACCCGTCATGGCGCGGCCGGTACCCTCAATCTTCGTGGATCCTGACCGCCAAGCCGACATCGCCGCCCTCGACGCCACCCTCACGACGGTGGAGCGAGTGCTCGACGTCGAGGATTTGCGGTCCCGTATCGAGAAGCTGGAACAAGAGGCCTCCGATCCGAACCTCTGGGATGACCAGAGCCGCGCCCAAAAGGTCACCAGCGAGCTGTCCCATGCGCAGGGTGAACTGCGCCGCGTCGAGGAACTCCGGCAGCGGGTCGAGGACCTTCCGGTGCTTTACGAGCTTGCTGCAGAAGCAGGTGGTGCCGAGGAGGTCGCCGAGGCCGACGCGGAGTTCGCCAAGCTGCGGGTGGACATCGAGGCGATGGAAGTCCGCACCCTGCTGTCCGGCGAATACGACCAACGCGAAGCCGTCGTCACCATTCGGTCCGGCGCCGGTGGCGTGGACGCCGCCGACTGGGCCGAGATGCTGATGCGGATGTACATCCGGTGGGCCGAACAGCACAATTACCCGGTCGAGGTGTTCGACACCTCCTACGCCGAAGAGGCCGGCATCAAGAGCGCCACCTTCGCGGTGCACGCGCCGTACGCGTACGGCACCCTTTCGGTGGAACAGGGCACACACCGGCTGGTCCGCATCAGCCCGTTCGACAACCAGGGCCGCCGCCAGACGTCGTTCGCCGACGTCGAAGTGCTGCCGGTCACCGAGACCACCGACCACATCGAGATCCCCGAAACGGACCTCCGGGTCGACGTGTACCGCTCCAGCGGGCCGGGCGGTCAGTCGGTGAACACCACCGACTCGGCAGTCCGCCTCACCCACATCCCGACGGGCATCGTCGTCACGTGTCAGAACGAGAAGTCTCAGCTGCAGAACAAAGTCGCCGCGATGCGGGTGCTCCAGGCGAAGCTGCTGGAACGCAAGCGGCAGGAGGAGCGCGCCGAGCTCGACGCGCTCAAGGGCGACGGCGGGAGTTCCTGGGGCAATCAGATGCGCTCCTACGTGCTGCATCCCTATCAGATGGTCAAGGACCTCCGCACCGAGTACGAGGTCGGCAATCCCGGCGCCGTGCTCGACGGTGACATCGACGGATTCCTCGAAGCGGGGATCCGCTGGCGAAACCGGCGCGATGACCAGTAGTGCGCCGCTGGCAATCGGATTCGCCGAGGGTTGGCACAATTTCTGGCACGGTGACATCGGCATCTGGGTGATGACCCGGGGCCTGCAGATCGCACTCCTGGTGATCGGCGCGCTGCTCGCCGCCCGCTTCATCAACTGGGTTGCCCGTCGGGTGACGCGACGGATCGACGCGGAGTACCAGGAGAGCGATCAGCTGGTGCGTTCGGAGAGCGCCAAGCACCGCCAGGCGGTGGCGTCGGTGATCTCCTGGGTGTCGATCGCGGTGCTGTTCGTCGTCGTCGGCATGCAGATCACCGCGGTGCTCAACATCCCCGTGGGTTCGTTGGTCGCGCCCGCCGCCGTCCTCGGCGCCGCGCTGGGTTTCGGCGCCCAGAAGCTCGTGCAGGATCTGCTGGCCGGGTTCTTCATCATCACCGAACGCCAGTACGGCTTCGGTGATCTGGTGCAGCTGAACATGATCGGCGCGAACGACGCCGCCGAGGGCACCGTCGAAGAGGTCACACTGCGGGTGACGAAACTGCGGACCAGCGAAGGCGAGGTCTTCACGGTCCCCAACGGCAACATCGTCCGGTCGTTGAACATGTCCAAGGACTGGGCGCGGGCGGTCGTCGACATCCCGGTGCCCACGACAGTGGACCTCAACGCCGTCAACGAATTGCTCCACAAGGTCGGCGAGGATTCGATGGACGATCCCAAGCTGCGGGCGCTGCTGCTCGACACTCCGCAGTTGATGGGCGTGGAGAGCATCGGGGTCGACACGGTCAACCTGCGGATGGTGGCGCGGACCCTGCCCGGCAAGCAGTTCGAAGTCGGCCGGCGTCTGCGGATCCGGATCATCGCCGTACTGAACAGGGCCGGCATCGCCACCAAGGACCACACCCCCAAGGTGGACACGATCGCCGGTCACGGTGAAGCTCCACCGCAGAGCCGCTCGGAGTCGAGGCAGTGAACCTCCGGCGACTCCTGCACTACGTGCAGAACGACCAGCGAGCGTGGCCGCGGTACATGCCGGGCGGCCGGGTGCGGACGTCCACGGTGGGCCTCCTCGTGGCGTTCGTCGCGCTCTTCTGGCTTTACCAGGTCTACGAGCCGCCGCCGCAGAATCCCACGCAGCAGGTCGTGCCACCCGGATTCGTGCCCGACCCCGACTACACCTGGGTGCCACGAACCCAGGTGGAGGCCCCGGCAACGACCACGTGGCGCGCCCCGCGGACGTCCACGTCCACTACCACCGCGCCGACGACCACGAGCCCGACGGAGACCACGACGACCAGCCCGACGTCGCCGACCTCGACCCCGCCGACCTCGACCCCGCCGACCCCGACGCCGCCGACGACGGTGATCGACCCCGACGGCCCCGGTTTACTGCCCCCCCGGACCGTCACCGAGACTCCGGCGCCCCCAGCTGGACCGCAGCCCCTACCCGGCCTGCCGCTGCCACCGCCGTAACCGGTCGCACGCGGACACCCCGCTACACTGGCGAGCCGTGATGATCACCCTCGACCGCGTGACGAAGCAGTACAAGTCCTCGGCGCGACCCGCGCTGGACAACGTGTCGCTCAAGATCGACAAGGGTGAATTCGTGTTCCTCATCGGGCCGTCCGGTTCTGGCAAGTCGACGTTCATGCGACTTCTGCTCGCCGAGGACACCCCGACGTCCGGCGACATCCGGGTATCGAAGTTCCACGTCAACAAACTGCCTGGGCGGCACATCCCGAGCCTGCGGCAGGTGATGGGCTGCGTGTTCCAGGACTTCCGGTTGCTACAGCAGAAGACGGTGTGCGAGAACGTCGCGTTCGCGCTCGAGGTCATCGGGAAACGGTCCGAGGTGATCAACCGGGTGGTGCCCGACGTGCTCGAGATGGTCGGGCTGTCGGGGAAGGCCAACCGTCTTCCGGCCGAGCTGTCCGGCGGCGAACAGCAGCGGGTGGCAATTGCCCGGGCGTTCGTGAACCGGCCGCTGGTACTGCTGGCCGACGAGCCGACCGGGAACCTGGATCCGGAGACGAGCAAGGACATCATGGACCTGCTGGAGCGCATCAACCGCACGGGTACGACCGTGCTGATGGCCACTCATGACCATCACATCGTCGACTCGATGCGCCAACGCGTGCTCGAACTGGAGCTGGGCCGACTGGTCCGCGACGAGCGGCGCGGTGTCTACGGAATGGATCGCTAAGTGCGCTTCGGATTTCTGATCAATGAGGTTTTGACCGGACTTCGTCGCAACGTCACGATGACGGTGGCGATGATCCTGACGACCGCGATCTCCATCGGTCTGCTCGGTGGGGGTCTGCTGATCGTGCGATTGGCCGACAACTCCAAGGACATCTATCTCGACCGGGTGGAGAGTCAGGTGTTCCTGACCCCGGAGGTCTCGGCGAGTGATCCGACCTGCGATGCGGACCCGTGCCAGACTCTGCGGACCGAACTGGAGGAGCGGAACGACGTCCAGTCGGTCGTGTTCCTCAACCGCGACGACGCCTACGACGACGCGATCCGCAA contains:
- the prfB gene encoding peptide chain release factor 2 is translated as MDPDRQADIAALDATLTTVERVLDVEDLRSRIEKLEQEASDPNLWDDQSRAQKVTSELSHAQGELRRVEELRQRVEDLPVLYELAAEAGGAEEVAEADAEFAKLRVDIEAMEVRTLLSGEYDQREAVVTIRSGAGGVDAADWAEMLMRMYIRWAEQHNYPVEVFDTSYAEEAGIKSATFAVHAPYAYGTLSVEQGTHRLVRISPFDNQGRRQTSFADVEVLPVTETTDHIEIPETDLRVDVYRSSGPGGQSVNTTDSAVRLTHIPTGIVVTCQNEKSQLQNKVAAMRVLQAKLLERKRQEERAELDALKGDGGSSWGNQMRSYVLHPYQMVKDLRTEYEVGNPGAVLDGDIDGFLEAGIRWRNRRDDQ
- the ftsE gene encoding cell division ATP-binding protein FtsE, whose product is MITLDRVTKQYKSSARPALDNVSLKIDKGEFVFLIGPSGSGKSTFMRLLLAEDTPTSGDIRVSKFHVNKLPGRHIPSLRQVMGCVFQDFRLLQQKTVCENVAFALEVIGKRSEVINRVVPDVLEMVGLSGKANRLPAELSGGEQQRVAIARAFVNRPLVLLADEPTGNLDPETSKDIMDLLERINRTGTTVLMATHDHHIVDSMRQRVLELELGRLVRDERRGVYGMDR
- a CDS encoding acyl-CoA dehydrogenase family protein, whose product is MTNTLPSKNGTSARAKRTDRESAVGLQRHRRTPTDIGLALITPLVGQEFLDRYNLRDPFNRGLKYGVKQVFSAAGASTRQFKRIQGLGKQPTRLTSAPKGSDHFDLTPDDDQKMIVETVEEFAEEVLRPAAHHADAAASYPPDLIAKAAALGITAVNIPEDFDGIAEHRSTITNALVAEALAYGDMGLALPILAPGGVAAALTHWGSADQQATYLPAFAGENAPQACLAIAEPRPLFDPTALKTTAVRTPGGYRLTGIKSLVPAAADAELFVIAAQLDGKPAMFVVESASEGLTVTPDPSMGVRAAALGRVELDNVAVPLGNRLGEASATDEDYREAIALSRLGWAALAVGTSHAVLDYVVPYVKERQAFGEPIAHRQAVAFMCANIAIELDGLRLVTWRGAARAEQGLPYAREAALAKRLGTDKGMQIGLDGVQLLGGHGYTKEHPVERWYRDLRVIGVAEGVVVL
- a CDS encoding acyl-CoA dehydrogenase family protein, yielding MAINLELPKKLRTVIETAHQGAAEMLRPISRKYDLREHDYPVELDTMASLFEGVSEANTMSLAGADAFRSAVRGPKENVNGGNMSAVLSAIEVSWGDVGLTLSVPRQGLGNAAISSVATDEQLERLGKGVWAAMAITEPGFGSDSAAVSTTARLEGDEYVINGEKIFVTAGSRASHIVVWATLDKSLGRAAIKSFIVPRDHPGVTVERLEDKLGIKASDTAVIRFDNARIPKDQLLGSPEIQVEKGFAGVMETFDNTRPVVAGMAVGIGRAALEELRKILTDAGVEISYDKPAHAQSAAAAEFLRLEADWEAGYLLTVRSAWQADNAIPNSKEASMSKAKAARVGSDITLKAVELAGTVGYSEQSLLEKWARDSKILDIFEGTQQIQQLVVARRLLGLTSAQLK
- a CDS encoding FAD-dependent oxidoreductase; amino-acid sequence: MPQKRPYHVAIVGSGPSGYFAASSLLKFADSDDADRDVRVDMLEMLPTPWGLVRSGVAPDHPKIKSISAQFDKTSGDPRFRFFGNIAVGEHVHPHELAERYDAVVYAVGAQSDRSLNIPGEDLPGSVAAVDFVGWYNAHPHFEQMGPDLSTGRAIVVGNGNVALDVARILVTDPDALARTDIADHALESLHRRAVEEVMVIGRRGPLQATFTTLELRELGDLEGLADVDVIVDPADLADITDEDLEAAGKTVKQNIKVLRGYAERPPRGAGRRIVFRFRTSPIEIKGREHVESIVLGRNELVTDNGRVVAKDTGEREELPAQLVVRAVGYRGVPTPGLPFDERSGTIPHTDGRIEGRRNEYVVGWIKRGPSGVIGSNKKDSQATVDTVVADLRGATLADLGDDHSDRLVEWLLSRQPKLVTDDHWKLIDDHERSAGQTAGRPRVKLTSVAELLRIGHG
- a CDS encoding mechanosensitive ion channel family protein; the encoded protein is MTSSAPLAIGFAEGWHNFWHGDIGIWVMTRGLQIALLVIGALLAARFINWVARRVTRRIDAEYQESDQLVRSESAKHRQAVASVISWVSIAVLFVVVGMQITAVLNIPVGSLVAPAAVLGAALGFGAQKLVQDLLAGFFIITERQYGFGDLVQLNMIGANDAAEGTVEEVTLRVTKLRTSEGEVFTVPNGNIVRSLNMSKDWARAVVDIPVPTTVDLNAVNELLHKVGEDSMDDPKLRALLLDTPQLMGVESIGVDTVNLRMVARTLPGKQFEVGRRLRIRIIAVLNRAGIATKDHTPKVDTIAGHGEAPPQSRSESRQ
- the hisN gene encoding histidinol-phosphatase, whose translation is MSTGSPGVADDLALALRLADHADAVTVDRFRAMDLRVETKPDLTPVTDADRSVESDMRRELSGERGDDPILGEEFGGTAVFSGRQWVIDPIDGTKNFVRGVPIWATLISLLDNGVPVVGVVSAPALHRRWWAADGLGAFVAVAGESPRRLAVSKVAELDSASLSFSSLSGWAERGLRDRFIDLTDAVWRVRGFGDFLSYCLLAEGAVDIAAEPEVSLWDLAAIDILVREAGGTFTNLGGTAGPHGGSGVASNGLLHGAVLAHLSG